Within the Musa acuminata AAA Group cultivar baxijiao chromosome BXJ2-9, Cavendish_Baxijiao_AAA, whole genome shotgun sequence genome, the region GCATTTCACATGGTTTTATGTATGAAAGGATTGTTCTGCTGTTAATGCCACTCAATTGCAGTTTTGTTTATCACTTAAAAGTTTTATTTTTGATTGAAGTCATACCCAATTGTTCACAAatgtaaataaattttattttttctagttACTCTATGGATCTATCTAAACATCTTCATTCCTGCAACTCTAATATGTAATACATGTTGATATCAAAGCATGATTGACCTCACAGAGGTTTCAGGTGGGTTGTTCTCGAGAACGACCTCACAATCAGAGTGGATGCAACATTTAAAAATATGCATTACAGGTGGCATATAATATATATCAGTTTGACCTTAAACCGGCACATGGACTAACCACCACTGAGCAGTGTCCAGTGAACCAGCCCGAACCAAATTTTAAAGACTGAACTCAGTTCATATCAGAGTGGCTCAACTCTGTTATTATACTTGTTTTAGGATTTTAGGAAGAAGAGGGACATCATTCTTTTTTGGTCGGTACCTGCTGGTTTGCCATTGCTATCCAAGTACAAGTCTGACCAGGCATAACTTTAAAATGTCAGTGGACCTATCGGGATGGAGCTGGGCATAAAACCCACATGTTCCATGCAATTTTGGCCCCTAAAAGATTGTGTTGCTTTAGTAATAGTATCACTTAAAATAACTCTTACTTTGTTGTTCAAAGTTTTAATTTAAATATGGTTCTTGACATTATCATCAATTGGTGTTATGCATAACTTGGAAATTTTATATTGCAAAATGTAATTATTTAATGCTCTCCTTTGGCTGTTGTATTTGAACCATTTGTCTTGTATGTACACTTTGATGTGCAGGTACCGGAATCAAGGTGATCAAAAAGTTGCTATATGCAGTGTACATCCGACTGAGCAAGCAACTCTGCAGTGCCTGGTCTGTCTTAAGGAGAAAGTACCTATTACCAAGAGTTACCATTGTACTCCTAGGTGTTTGTCTGATGCTTGGCAGCACCATCGTTCATTGCATGACCGAGCAAAGAAAACGGCAAAAGAAAATGGAGCCGAAGAGGAAGAGTTGTTTGGACGCTTTAATAGTAATAATGGTTCAATTTCTATGTATCCTACAGCTGTTGCTGAAAAAACTGGAGAAGCCTGGTCTGAAGTTGGGTTTTCTAGGACATATACACCAACATCTGATGATATTAATCATGTTCTTAAGTTTGAATGTGTAGCAATAGATGTGGAGACAAGAAAACATGTTGGAAATGTAAATGCCATTTTGACAGCACGTGTAATTCCAGCTCCCTCTCCTACTCCACGTCACATGATTCCAGTGAATGTAGCCCTCTCGGGGCAATTGAATCTAGATGGTCGAATAGCTTCAGGGACTTTCTCGGTGCTTTCATACAACATTCTCTCTGATGCATATGCCACAAATGAGGTGTATAGCTACTGCCCAACTTGGGCACTTTCATGGCCTTACCGCAGGCAAAACTTGTTGCGAGAAATTATTGGCTACCAAGCTGACATAGTCTGTCTTCAGGAGgtacaattttaaaattttgttttttCCTAAGTTCAAGAGACCTATTAAATATTCTCTTCAGAAAAAAGGTTCAACCTTTCTTAGTGTTTCTGTTCTTTACGTTCTATACTATCTCTTTGCTTGAGATTCTAGGTTCTTTATGTTAAAATATCCTTTTGCTAACAACTTATCTTTATGCAGACATTAATTGATTGTATGCAATTTTATCCAATCATTTTTTTATTAGTGTATACATgatgtatcaattttgttaactaaagaaaaattctttctgTTTGTTATTTTCATTTTCTTCACTGAGCTTCCCGTAATGTGTTTTTTAATGAACTATGAATGAGTAGCTGTTGCTTGCCTGCATGTTTGCAGCAACATATATGAATATGTTTGGTAGTGCattattatcttcttaatccaatttgtttatatattttctgtggaaaatttttagttttttaattttgaaatatCAACTGATTCTACTTTTCGACAATCTAAAGATTAATAACTTACATATAATGCAGGTTCAAAGTGACCATTTTGAggaattctttgctccagaaCTTGATAAACATGGGTATCAAGCACTATACAAGAAAAAGACTTCAGAGGTCTTATTTCATATTGAAATTCTTCGATATTTGTTTCATGTTATAGAGCTTTGTCTTCTATATTCTAACAAAATTGTTTGTTCAGGTTTATAGTGGCAATCCAAATACTCTTGATGGTTGTGCTACATTTTTCCGCAGGGACAGGTTTTCACATGTCAAAAAATATGAGGTAGCTGCACTTGCAATGAGTACTGGTATGCTGATTGATGTCATCTGAAAGTGTAGGATTAACTTGATATCTGTACTCAGGTTGAGTTCAACAAGGCTGCACAGTCTTCATCAGCTGGTCAGAAGAAAGTTGCTCTGAGTCGTCTGATAAAGGTCATCATTTGGCTCTTGTTTGCAGGACTCTTTCTAATTGCAAGTGTTTCCTCATTCTTATGGTTATTTATGTCTGTAGGATAATATTGCCCT harbors:
- the LOC135622917 gene encoding carbon catabolite repressor protein 4 homolog 1-like, which encodes MLTVLRVHLPSEVPVVGCEIAPYVLLRRPDGSVLIDEVPEPAPLIGYCMKYKWYRNQGDQKVAICSVHPTEQATLQCLVCLKEKVPITKSYHCTPRCLSDAWQHHRSLHDRAKKTAKENGAEEEELFGRFNSNNGSISMYPTAVAEKTGEAWSEVGFSRTYTPTSDDINHVLKFECVAIDVETRKHVGNVNAILTARVIPAPSPTPRHMIPVNVALSGQLNLDGRIASGTFSVLSYNILSDAYATNEVYSYCPTWALSWPYRRQNLLREIIGYQADIVCLQEVQSDHFEEFFAPELDKHGYQALYKKKTSEVYSGNPNTLDGCATFFRRDRFSHVKKYEVEFNKAAQSSSAGQKKVALSRLIKDNIALIVVLEAKFTSRVSGNPGKRQLICVANTHVNVHHELKDVKLWQVHTLLKGLEKIAVSADIPMLVCGDFNSVPGSAPHALLANGKVGPLHPDLAVDPLGILRSTNNLTHQLPLVSAYSSFARMAGVTPGLEQQRRRMDALTLEPLFTNCSRDFVGTVDYIFYTADSLFVESVLELLDEENLRKHTAIPSPEWSSDHIALLAEFRCKPRIRC